A genomic stretch from Leishmania donovani BPK282A1 complete genome, chromosome 36 includes:
- a CDS encoding myosin heavy chain kinase a-like protein has product MNPATQDAAAAEEESPVVCTAKKYIFDLHSYAWKESDCLIRIPRPHKGMGHGGMRVCYAVEDVDEEGAGTPMVAKMFRRNISDVVEKDYFNEGAAQCMCEEFANNFNRIHLTNIHKPNISFLQCYVVRIPRDSIPVASQKKRTGFFSYKTQDTGEVMFVMEPMLSGKFTKYNSNYGETYREDKKAALTSSEAKRRTEVFEAAEAFSHFTLVESGGSMLVCDLQGVNDFLTDPQIHTEDGKGLGMGNMGQEGIDKWIEKHECNEICRALGLQPLLGAVPSSTACAKEENLNLGLRAQLQSQNPVRLRDLVPLTKPLEEMTEAERIEYALKVSRLTD; this is encoded by the coding sequence ATGAACCCCGCCACCcaagacgctgcggcggcggaggaggagtcgCCGGTGGTGTGCACCGCAAAGAAGTACATCTTTGACCTGCACTCCTACGCTTGGAAAGAAAGCGACTGCCTTATCCGAATTCCTCGCCCGCACAAGGGCATGGGCCACGGTGGCATGCGAGTCTGTTACGCTGTGGAGGACGTGGATGAGGAGGGAGCTGGGACACCGATGGTGGCCAAGATGTTTCGCCGCAACATCAGTGACGTTGTAGAGAAAGACTACTTCAACGAGGGAGCCGCGCAGTGCATGTGCGAAGAGTTTGCGAACAACTTCAACCGCATTCACCTCACCAACATTCACAAGCCGAACATCTCTTTTCTGCAGTGTTACGTAGTCCGCATCCCTCGCGACAGCATCCCGGTGGCTTCCCAGAAGAAGCGTACTGGTTTTTTCTCTTACAAGACTCAGGATACGGGGGAGGTGATGTTTGTGATGGAGCCGATGCTGAGCGGCAAATTCACCAAGTACAACAGCAACTATGGCGAAACCTACCGTGAAGACAAAAAAGCAGCCCTTACGTCGtcggaggcgaagcggcgaACGGAGGTCTTTGAAGCCGCAGAGGCCTTCTCGCATTTTACCCTGGTGGAAAGTGGCGGCTCGATGCTCGTGTGCGATCTGCAAGGCGTTAATGACTTCCTTACCGACCCGCAAATTCACACGGAGGACGGCAAGGGACTTGGCATGGGCAACATGGGGCAGGAGGGTATCGACAAGTGGATAGAGAAGCACGAATGCAATGAGATCTGTCGCGCGCTGGGTCTGCAGCCTTTGCTTGGCGCCGTGCCCAGCTCGACGGCATgcgcgaaggaggagaatCTCAATCTTGGTCTGCGCGCCCAGCTGCAGAGCCAAAACCCTGTCCGTTTGCGCGATTTAGTTCCCCTGACCAAGCCGCTCGAGGAGATGACAGAGGCGGAACGCATCGAGTACGCCTTGAAAGTCTCACGTCTCACAGATTAG